A genomic window from Salvia miltiorrhiza cultivar Shanhuang (shh) chromosome 5, IMPLAD_Smil_shh, whole genome shotgun sequence includes:
- the LOC131024966 gene encoding GTP-binding nuclear protein Ran1A-like, with protein MALPNQQTVDYPSFKLVIVGDGGTGKTTFVKRHLTGEFEKKYEPTIGVEVHPLDFFTNCGKIRFYCWDTAGQEKFGGLRDGYYIHGQCAIIMFDVTARLTYKNVPTWHRDLCRVCENIPIVLCGNKVDVKNRQVKAKQVTFHRKKNLQYYEISAKSNYNFEKPFLYLARKLAGDPSLHFVESPALAPPEVQIDLAAQQQHEAELLQAASQPLPDDDDEAFD; from the exons ATG GCGTTGCCGAATCAACAGACTGTGGATTACCCTAGCTTCAAGCTTGTTATTGTTGGAGATGGTGGCACTG GAAAGACTACCTTTGTGAAGAGGCATCTCACTGGAGAATTCGAGAAGAAATATGAAC CAACTATCGGTGTGGAGGTTCATCCCTTGGATTTCTTCACTAACTGCGGGAAAATCCGATTTTATTGCTGGGACACTGCTGGTCAAGAGAAATTTGGTGGGCTTAGGGATGGATACTA CATCCATGGACAATGTGCCATCATTATGTTTGATGTGACAGCTCGATTGACTTACAAGAATGTTCCAACGTGGCACCGTGATCTCTGCCG GGTCTGTGAAAATATCCCAATTGTGCTATGTGGCAACAAAGTTGATGTGAAGAACAGGCAGGTGAAAGCAAAACAAGTTACATTCCACAGGAAGAAGAATTTGCAGTACTATGAAATCTCAGCAAAGAGTAATTACAACTTTGAGAAGCCTTTCTTGTACCTTGCCAGGAAGCTTGCCGG TGATCCTTCATTGCACTTTGTCGAGTCCCCGGCCCTTGCTCCACCTGAAGTTCAAATTGATTTGGCTGCACAGCAACA GCATGAAGCTGAGCTCTTACAGGCGGCCAGCCAGCCCCTtcctgatgatgatgatgaggcaTTCGACTAA
- the LOC131024932 gene encoding uncharacterized protein LOC131024932 isoform X2, which yields MRFKTGDVVEVMKSREVPVSWRAADILSRSGDTYTIQYVCYPGMANKRLVEVVSRKLLRPCPSSLQGAKSFITGDIVEVFHQFSWKIAVVLNVLGGKKESRNNKIHHKVSTCKNRYLVRLLGCSKELAIDRTKIRMRQTWHDGKWVPLTKIPQVGDDVIVSKPSKSNCCPKMNFQVPVFDSRAKYQPAEDCGNIQDEAALRESAVISSRSLKRMSPYISSVVEANNGHVQKFRAAEKEGRKQRVVADRVLEKGYSLRHASFASNGPKLMPGLQPFSWH from the exons ATGAGATTCAAAACTGGGGACGTGGTTGAGGTGATGAAGAGTAGGGAGGTACCAGTTTCATGGCGTGCTGCTGACATACTATCACGTAGCGGGGATACTTATACCATCCAGTATGTTTGCTATCCTGGTATGGCAAATAAGCGGTTGGTGGAGGTGGTTTCAAGGAAGTTATTGAGACCTTGCCCTTCTTCGCTACAAGGGGCGAAGAGTTTCATAACAGGAGACATTGTTGAGGTCTTCCATCAATTTTCCTGGAAGATTGCTGTGGTCTTGAATGTTCTAGGAGGCAAAAAAGAAAGTAGAAATAATAAGATCCATCACAAGGTTTCGACATGCAAGAATCGATATTTAGTGAGGCTACTTGGGTGCTCAAAGGAATTGGCTATTGATAGAACGAAGATCAGGATGAGACAGACATGGCATGATGGAAAATGGGTTCCATTGACAAAG ATTCCTCAAGTAGGGGATGATGTAATAGTGAGCAAACCATCAAAGTCAAATTGTTGTCCGAAGATGAACTTCCAGGTTCCAGTGTTCGATTCACGAGCTAAATATCAACCTGCAGAAGATTGTGGAAACATCCAAGATGAAGCTGCACTGAGGGAATCTGCTGTGATCTCTTCAAGATCGCTAAAGAGGATGTCCCCCTATATTTCCTCCGTTGTCGAAGCCAATAACGGGCATGTACAGAAATTTAGAGCAGCGGAGAAAGAAGGCCGGAAGCAGCGAGTGGTTGCTGACCGGGTTCTTGAAAAG GGCTACAGTTTGAGGCATGCATCATTTGCTTCCAATGGTCCAAAGCTGATGCCAGGTTTACAGCCTTTCTCTTGGCATTGA
- the LOC131024932 gene encoding uncharacterized protein LOC131024932 isoform X1: MRFKTGDVVEVMKSREVPVSWRAADILSRSGDTYTIQYVCYPGMANKRLVEVVSRKLLRPCPSSLQGAKSFITGDIVEVFHQFSWKIAVVLNVLGGKKESRNNKIHHKVSTCKNRYLVRLLGCSKELAIDRTKIRMRQTWHDGKWVPLTKIPQVGDDVIVSKPSKSNCCPKMNFQVPVFDSRAKYQPAEDCGNIQDEAALRESAVISSRSLKRMSPYISSVVEANNGHVQKFRAAEKEGRKQRVVADRVLEKVHAVAYPKETLGETYMHASHNIISNGYDQMEREKQNDVLGYSGFRDSELNSSDSDVCSVGSCSVTNQSRKNYYNHFMPLHCQETDTLCSDAESFYGSGSERKSSSLPPKEEVEVSIRSLELRAYRSTLEALYASGPLSWEQEALLTNLRIMLHISNDEHLKELKHLISTKTAITVR, translated from the exons ATGAGATTCAAAACTGGGGACGTGGTTGAGGTGATGAAGAGTAGGGAGGTACCAGTTTCATGGCGTGCTGCTGACATACTATCACGTAGCGGGGATACTTATACCATCCAGTATGTTTGCTATCCTGGTATGGCAAATAAGCGGTTGGTGGAGGTGGTTTCAAGGAAGTTATTGAGACCTTGCCCTTCTTCGCTACAAGGGGCGAAGAGTTTCATAACAGGAGACATTGTTGAGGTCTTCCATCAATTTTCCTGGAAGATTGCTGTGGTCTTGAATGTTCTAGGAGGCAAAAAAGAAAGTAGAAATAATAAGATCCATCACAAGGTTTCGACATGCAAGAATCGATATTTAGTGAGGCTACTTGGGTGCTCAAAGGAATTGGCTATTGATAGAACGAAGATCAGGATGAGACAGACATGGCATGATGGAAAATGGGTTCCATTGACAAAG ATTCCTCAAGTAGGGGATGATGTAATAGTGAGCAAACCATCAAAGTCAAATTGTTGTCCGAAGATGAACTTCCAGGTTCCAGTGTTCGATTCACGAGCTAAATATCAACCTGCAGAAGATTGTGGAAACATCCAAGATGAAGCTGCACTGAGGGAATCTGCTGTGATCTCTTCAAGATCGCTAAAGAGGATGTCCCCCTATATTTCCTCCGTTGTCGAAGCCAATAACGGGCATGTACAGAAATTTAGAGCAGCGGAGAAAGAAGGCCGGAAGCAGCGAGTGGTTGCTGACCGGGTTCTTGAAAAGGTACATGCTGTTGCTTACCCAAAAGAAACTTTGGGTGAAACATACATGCATGCTTCCCATAACATTATATCAAATGGATATGATCAAATGGAGAGGGAAAAACAAAATGACGTTCTTGGCTATTCTGGGTTCAGAGACTCTGAATTAAATAGTTCTGACAGTGATGTTTGTTCTGTTGGTAGTTGTAGTGTTACTAACCAGAGTCGTAAAAACTATTATAATCATTTTATGCCTTTGCATTGCCAAGAGACAGACACCCTTTGTAGTGATGCAGAGTCTTTTTATGGTTCAGGCTCTGAGAGAAAGAGTTCCTCTCTCCCTCCAAAAGAAGAGGTTGAGGTCAGTATACGTAGCTTAGAGTTGCGTGCTTATCGCAGCACTCTGGAAGCTTTGTATGCTTCTGGTCCCTTAAGTTGGGAACAGGAAGCATTGTTGACAAATCTTCGTATTATGCTCCACATTTCAAATGATGAACATTTGAAGGAGCTGAAGCATCTAATTTCCACTAAAACTGCAATTACTGTTAGATGA
- the LOC131024932 gene encoding uncharacterized protein LOC131024932 isoform X3: MRFKTGDVVEVMKSREVPVSWRAADILSRSGDTYTIQYVCYPGMANKRLVEVVSRKLLRPCPSSLQGAKSFITGDIVEVFHQFSWKIAVVLNVLGGKKESRNNKIHHKVSTCKNRYLVRLLGCSKELAIDRTKIRMRQTWHDGKWVPLTKIPQVGDDVIVSKPSKSNCCPKMNFQVPVFDSRAKYQPAEDCGNIQDEAALRESAVISSRSLKRMSPYISSVVEANNGHVQKFRAAEKEGRKQRVVADRVLEKALRERVPLSLQKKRLRSVYVA, translated from the exons ATGAGATTCAAAACTGGGGACGTGGTTGAGGTGATGAAGAGTAGGGAGGTACCAGTTTCATGGCGTGCTGCTGACATACTATCACGTAGCGGGGATACTTATACCATCCAGTATGTTTGCTATCCTGGTATGGCAAATAAGCGGTTGGTGGAGGTGGTTTCAAGGAAGTTATTGAGACCTTGCCCTTCTTCGCTACAAGGGGCGAAGAGTTTCATAACAGGAGACATTGTTGAGGTCTTCCATCAATTTTCCTGGAAGATTGCTGTGGTCTTGAATGTTCTAGGAGGCAAAAAAGAAAGTAGAAATAATAAGATCCATCACAAGGTTTCGACATGCAAGAATCGATATTTAGTGAGGCTACTTGGGTGCTCAAAGGAATTGGCTATTGATAGAACGAAGATCAGGATGAGACAGACATGGCATGATGGAAAATGGGTTCCATTGACAAAG ATTCCTCAAGTAGGGGATGATGTAATAGTGAGCAAACCATCAAAGTCAAATTGTTGTCCGAAGATGAACTTCCAGGTTCCAGTGTTCGATTCACGAGCTAAATATCAACCTGCAGAAGATTGTGGAAACATCCAAGATGAAGCTGCACTGAGGGAATCTGCTGTGATCTCTTCAAGATCGCTAAAGAGGATGTCCCCCTATATTTCCTCCGTTGTCGAAGCCAATAACGGGCATGTACAGAAATTTAGAGCAGCGGAGAAAGAAGGCCGGAAGCAGCGAGTGGTTGCTGACCGGGTTCTTGAAAAG GCTCTGAGAGAAAGAGTTCCTCTCTCCCTCCAAAAGAAGAGGTTGAGGTCAGTATACGTAGCTTAG
- the LOC131025001 gene encoding uncharacterized protein LOC131025001, producing MMAIRAIWSTFWPAATMIPQAGMWNPSLAPLLQITGRSDEMKYETETKIPENLGSTTYYSFLPPRPALSYQQQFVPMKAGGSEATMLPTQIILPSYDHNQDQDDHDPSQSSDEWYSSSEIE from the exons atGATGGCAATAAGAGCAATATGGTCCACATTCTGGCCTGCAGCAACGATGATACCCCAGGCTGGAATGTGGAACCCTAGTCTTGCACCATTGTTGCAAATAACAGGACGTAGTGATGAAATGAAATATGAGACTGAGACGAAAATCCCAGAGAATTTGGGTTCAACAACTTATTACTCATTTTTGCCACCACGACCAGCTCTTTCTTATCAACAG CAATTTGTTCCCATGAAAGCAGGAGGATCAGAGGCCACAATGCTGCCAACTCAGATCATTCTACCTTCGTATGATCATAATCAGGATCAGGATGATCATGATCCCTCTCAATCTAGTGATGAATG GTATAGCAGTTCAGAGATAGAATGA